Proteins encoded within one genomic window of Mycolicibacterium aubagnense:
- a CDS encoding IS110 family RNA-guided transposase: MALTLGIDVAVRAAHQGTLARDGITVWRGRKFSTRPAELERLWDDLNLADPGDLTVVVEPTRNAWIVVAEWFRRRGARVVMVPTTQSADLRKYYSKHTKNDRIDSELLARLPLLHPEGLREYSGQGPADPLRRLVKQRSTMVKRRVAVYARLDALVELLGPDWYAVLGSNYGIAALEFLARYADPHAVLRLGRGRLSRFLIARSRGAWRSDHAAGLIAAAKETLVLWGSDGMNFAELSEDIAHEAEQALFLTRQIKQIDERVANLYAEADPDGIVASAPGVGPVISAVIAGRIGDPHRFTSLAAVRAYTGLVPKVSQSGVSKVESSITKAGDPLLREMLCTAADQARKIDPQIAAKYQRLMAGDRHHDSAICHLATLLVTRITTCMRTGQPYALRDIDGTPITEAQGRVLVKERYQIEPRRRDNIRHQRMRDRRNQGAGQESQESPSAPTSRPATNHPTSQHIA, translated from the coding sequence ATGGCATTGACGTTGGGTATCGACGTGGCAGTGCGGGCGGCGCACCAAGGGACGCTGGCCCGCGACGGAATCACGGTGTGGCGTGGCCGCAAGTTCTCAACCCGACCGGCGGAGCTGGAACGGTTGTGGGATGACCTGAACCTCGCTGATCCGGGTGATCTGACGGTCGTGGTTGAGCCGACCCGCAACGCGTGGATCGTGGTGGCGGAGTGGTTCCGCCGCCGCGGGGCCCGAGTGGTGATGGTTCCCACCACCCAATCAGCGGATCTGCGCAAGTACTACTCCAAGCACACCAAGAACGATCGGATCGACTCCGAGTTGCTGGCCCGGCTGCCACTTTTACATCCCGAAGGCCTGCGTGAGTATTCCGGCCAGGGACCAGCAGACCCGTTGCGGCGCTTGGTCAAACAGCGCTCCACCATGGTCAAACGACGGGTCGCCGTCTACGCCCGACTCGATGCACTCGTCGAGCTCCTCGGGCCGGATTGGTATGCGGTGCTCGGTTCGAATTACGGCATCGCGGCGTTGGAGTTCCTGGCCCGTTACGCCGATCCGCATGCGGTGCTCCGGCTGGGTCGCGGACGTCTGAGCAGGTTCTTGATCGCCCGGTCCCGTGGCGCGTGGCGCAGCGACCACGCCGCCGGCCTTATCGCCGCGGCCAAGGAAACCCTCGTGCTGTGGGGTTCGGACGGGATGAACTTCGCGGAATTGTCCGAAGACATCGCACATGAAGCCGAACAGGCGCTGTTTTTAACTCGGCAAATCAAGCAGATCGACGAACGAGTCGCGAACCTTTACGCCGAGGCCGACCCCGATGGCATCGTTGCCTCTGCTCCCGGCGTCGGACCGGTCATCAGCGCCGTGATCGCTGGGCGGATCGGTGATCCGCACCGATTCACCTCACTGGCGGCGGTCCGCGCCTACACCGGACTGGTCCCCAAGGTCAGCCAGTCCGGGGTGAGCAAGGTCGAATCCTCGATCACCAAGGCCGGCGACCCGCTGCTGCGCGAAATGCTCTGCACCGCAGCCGATCAAGCCCGCAAGATCGACCCGCAAATCGCGGCGAAATACCAGCGACTGATGGCCGGCGACCGCCACCACGACTCCGCGATATGCCACCTGGCCACCCTGCTGGTCACCAGGATCACCACGTGCATGCGCACCGGCCAGCCCTACGCCCTACGCGATATCGACGGCACCCCGATCACCGAAGCTCAGGGCCGCGTGCTCGTTAAAGAGCGCTACCAGATTGAGCCGCGCCGCCGAGACAACATCCGGCACCAACGTATGCGCGACCGCCGCAACCAAGGGGCGGGCCAGGAGTCACAGGAGTCGCCAAGCGCTCCAACATCCAGGCCCGCCACCAATCACCCTACGAGCCAACACATCGCTTGA
- the radA gene encoding DNA repair protein RadA gives MARTGSKVRSQFRCSECQHTTAKWVGRCPDCGTWGTVNEVAVLNSLTPATHRAVAPASPAVPISSIDPGTTRHFHTGISELDRVLGGGVVPGSVTLLAGDPGVGKSTLLLEVAHRWAMSGRRALYLSGEESAGQIRLRAERTGCTHDDVYLAAESDLQTALGHIEAVQPTLVVVDSVQTMSTAEAEGVTGGVTQVRAVTTALTMAAKTTGIAMVLVGHVTKDGAIAGPRSLEHLVDVVLHFEGDRASALRMVRGVKNRFGAADEVGCFMLHDNGIECVADPSGLFLDQRPAPVSGTAVTVSLDGKRPLIGEVQALIGSPSAGSPRRAVSGIDSARAAMITAVLEKRARLPVGTNDIYLSTVGGMRLTDPSSDLAVALAIASAYTDLPLPATAIAIGEVGLAGDLRRVTGMDRRLAEAARLGFTTAVVPTGTESPSRGLRVLPAENITAALRVLRKITENMNRTG, from the coding sequence ATGGCCAGAACCGGTTCGAAAGTACGTTCGCAGTTTCGGTGCTCGGAATGCCAGCACACGACGGCCAAATGGGTGGGCCGCTGCCCCGACTGCGGCACCTGGGGCACGGTCAATGAAGTCGCGGTTCTGAACTCACTGACGCCGGCAACGCACCGGGCCGTCGCACCCGCCTCCCCTGCCGTGCCGATCAGCTCGATCGATCCGGGCACCACCAGGCACTTCCATACCGGGATCAGCGAATTGGACCGCGTGCTGGGCGGCGGGGTGGTGCCGGGGTCGGTGACGCTGCTGGCCGGTGATCCCGGCGTCGGCAAATCGACGCTGCTGCTCGAAGTCGCACACCGCTGGGCCATGTCCGGCCGTCGTGCGCTCTATCTGTCCGGCGAGGAGTCTGCCGGACAGATCCGGCTGCGTGCCGAACGCACCGGCTGCACGCACGACGACGTCTACCTGGCCGCCGAATCCGACCTGCAGACCGCGCTCGGCCACATCGAAGCGGTCCAGCCCACGTTGGTCGTGGTGGATTCGGTGCAGACCATGTCGACCGCCGAGGCCGAAGGCGTCACCGGCGGCGTGACGCAGGTCCGCGCCGTCACCACCGCGCTCACCATGGCCGCCAAAACCACGGGCATCGCCATGGTCCTCGTCGGCCACGTCACCAAGGACGGCGCCATCGCCGGGCCGCGCTCGCTGGAACACCTGGTGGATGTGGTGCTGCACTTCGAAGGCGACCGCGCCTCCGCGTTGCGCATGGTCCGCGGCGTGAAGAACCGCTTCGGCGCGGCCGACGAGGTCGGTTGTTTCATGTTGCACGACAACGGAATCGAATGCGTCGCCGATCCGTCGGGCCTCTTCCTCGACCAGCGGCCGGCTCCGGTGTCCGGCACCGCGGTGACGGTCAGCCTGGACGGCAAGCGGCCACTGATCGGCGAGGTGCAGGCGCTGATCGGCTCACCGTCGGCCGGATCGCCGCGCCGCGCGGTCAGCGGCATCGACTCAGCCCGCGCGGCCATGATCACCGCGGTGCTGGAGAAGCGGGCCCGGCTGCCGGTCGGCACCAACGACATCTACCTGTCCACGGTGGGTGGTATGCGGTTGACCGATCCCTCGTCGGATCTGGCGGTCGCATTGGCCATCGCGTCGGCGTACACCGACCTGCCGCTGCCGGCCACCGCGATCGCCATCGGCGAGGTGGGTCTGGCGGGTGATCTGCGCCGGGTCACCGGCATGGACCGCCGGCTTGCCGAGGCCGCCCGACTCGGCTTCACGACAGCGGTGGTGCCCACCGGAACCGAGTCGCCGTCGCGAGGTCTTCGGGTGCTGCCGGCGGAGAACATCACCGCGGCGTTGCGGGTGTTACGCAAGATCACAGAGAATATGAACCGGACCGGGTAG
- the disA gene encoding DNA integrity scanning diadenylate cyclase DisA yields the protein MSVKAANRAERGNVVHLARPTLRETLGKLAPGTPLRDGLERILRGRTGGLIVLGYDDSVEAICDGGFPLDVRFAPTRLRELSKMDGAVVLSSDLTRILRANVQLVPDPSIPTDESGTRHRSAERAAIQTGFPVVSVSHSMSIVTVYVAGERHVVPESATILSRANQTIATLERYKFRLDEVSKQLSMAEIEDFVTLRDVMTVVQRMEMVRRISLEIDADVVELGTDGRQLKLQLDELVGDNDVARELIVRDYHANPDPPAADQVTATLEELDALSDNELLDFTTLARVFGYPSTPEAQDSAMSSRGYRAMAGIPRLQFAHVDLLVRSFGSLQGLLAASADDLQSVEGIGSMWARHIREGLSLLAESTIADRLA from the coding sequence ATGTCGGTGAAAGCGGCGAATCGCGCCGAGCGGGGCAACGTCGTGCACCTGGCCCGACCGACATTGCGCGAGACGTTGGGCAAGCTGGCGCCCGGCACTCCCCTGCGGGACGGGCTGGAGCGCATCCTGCGCGGCCGTACCGGTGGGCTGATCGTGCTGGGCTACGACGACAGTGTCGAGGCCATCTGTGACGGCGGCTTCCCGCTGGACGTCCGCTTCGCGCCGACCCGGCTGCGAGAGCTGTCGAAGATGGACGGCGCCGTGGTGCTCTCCAGCGACCTCACCCGAATCCTGCGGGCAAACGTCCAGCTGGTGCCCGATCCCTCCATCCCCACCGATGAATCCGGCACCCGGCACCGGTCCGCCGAGCGCGCGGCCATCCAGACCGGTTTCCCCGTCGTGTCGGTCAGCCACTCGATGAGCATCGTGACGGTGTACGTGGCCGGTGAGCGGCACGTCGTCCCGGAATCGGCGACCATCCTGTCCCGTGCCAACCAGACCATCGCCACGCTGGAGCGGTACAAGTTCCGCCTCGACGAAGTCAGCAAGCAGCTGTCGATGGCCGAGATCGAGGACTTCGTGACGCTGCGGGACGTCATGACCGTCGTGCAGCGCATGGAGATGGTCCGCCGGATCAGCCTCGAGATCGACGCCGACGTCGTCGAGCTCGGTACCGACGGGCGTCAGCTCAAGCTGCAGCTCGACGAACTCGTCGGCGACAACGATGTCGCTCGCGAACTGATCGTGCGCGACTACCACGCCAACCCCGACCCGCCGGCCGCTGATCAGGTGACCGCCACGCTCGAGGAGCTCGACGCGTTGAGCGACAACGAACTGCTCGACTTCACCACGCTCGCAAGGGTTTTCGGTTATCCTTCGACTCCCGAGGCGCAAGATTCAGCGATGAGTTCGCGTGGCTACCGGGCCATGGCCGGCATCCCGCGCCTGCAGTTCGCGCACGTGGATCTGCTGGTGCGCTCGTTCGGATCGTTGCAGGGCCTGCTGGCCGCGAGCGCCGACGACCTGCAGTCGGTGGAAGGCATCGGGTCCATGTGGGCCCGCCACATCCGCGAGGGCTTGTCGTTGCTCGCCGAGTCGACTATCGCCGACCGCTTGGCCTGA
- a CDS encoding carbonic anhydrase, with the protein MPNSNPISAWKALKEGNERFVAGEPAHPSQSIERRTQLAGGQKPTAVMFGCADSRVAAEIIFDQGLGDMFVVRTAGHVLDSAVIGSIEYAVAVLEVPLIVVLGHDSCGAVQATITALDDGAVPGGYVRDIVERVTPSILVGRREGLFEVDELEAKHVNETVRLLSERSNVIAERLASGKVAIVGATYHLAEGRVTKRDHIGDIGE; encoded by the coding sequence ATGCCCAACTCGAACCCGATAAGCGCCTGGAAAGCACTGAAAGAGGGTAACGAGCGTTTCGTTGCCGGTGAACCAGCGCATCCCAGCCAGAGCATCGAACGCCGGACCCAGCTGGCCGGTGGGCAGAAGCCGACGGCAGTGATGTTCGGTTGCGCAGACAGCCGCGTCGCCGCCGAGATCATCTTCGATCAGGGCCTCGGCGACATGTTCGTGGTGCGCACCGCGGGCCACGTCCTCGATTCCGCGGTGATCGGGTCCATCGAATACGCCGTCGCGGTCCTCGAAGTACCGCTGATCGTCGTGCTCGGCCACGACAGCTGTGGCGCGGTGCAGGCCACGATTACGGCACTGGACGACGGCGCGGTGCCCGGCGGCTACGTGCGCGACATCGTCGAGCGCGTCACGCCGTCGATCCTCGTCGGCCGGCGCGAAGGACTCTTCGAGGTCGACGAGCTCGAGGCCAAGCACGTCAACGAGACCGTGCGGCTGCTGAGCGAGCGGTCCAACGTCATCGCCGAACGGCTGGCGTCGGGCAAGGTCGCGATCGTCGGCGCCACCTACCACCTGGCCGAGGGCCGCGTGACCAAGCGCGACCACATCGGCGACATCGGGGAGTAG
- a CDS encoding HhH-GPD family protein has translation MSSGQILIPAGELLGWYRTAQRDLPWRAPDVTAWQILVSEFMLQQTPVSRVEPIWRDWIARWPTPSATAAAGAADVLRAWGKLGYPRRAKRLHECAEVIATEHDDEVPRDVETLLTLPGIGAYTARAVACFAYQQDVPVVDTNVRRVVARAVRGVADTPARTRDLDDVAALLPKDGTAHVFSAALMELGAIVCTARTPKCGICPLTTCAWRSAGHPEMSTPTRPVQKYAGTDRQVRGRLLDVLRGSVSPVTRAQLDVAWLTDPAQRDRALDSLLVDGLVEQTADDRYALAGEGERTD, from the coding sequence ATGAGTTCAGGGCAAATTCTCATACCCGCCGGCGAGCTTCTGGGTTGGTATCGCACCGCGCAACGCGACTTACCGTGGCGCGCCCCGGATGTGACCGCGTGGCAAATCCTGGTCAGCGAGTTCATGTTGCAGCAGACCCCGGTTTCGCGGGTCGAACCGATCTGGCGGGACTGGATCGCCCGCTGGCCCACCCCGTCCGCGACCGCCGCAGCCGGCGCCGCGGACGTGCTGCGCGCCTGGGGCAAATTGGGTTATCCGCGCCGCGCCAAGCGTTTACACGAATGCGCCGAAGTCATCGCCACCGAGCACGACGACGAAGTGCCCCGCGACGTCGAGACCCTGCTGACACTGCCGGGCATCGGCGCCTACACCGCACGGGCCGTCGCCTGTTTCGCCTACCAGCAGGACGTTCCAGTGGTCGATACCAACGTGCGCCGGGTGGTCGCGCGCGCGGTGCGTGGCGTGGCCGACACCCCGGCGCGCACCCGCGATCTGGACGACGTCGCCGCGCTGCTGCCGAAAGATGGCACCGCACATGTGTTTTCGGCTGCGCTGATGGAACTCGGCGCAATCGTCTGCACTGCCCGCACACCGAAATGCGGGATATGTCCGCTGACCACGTGCGCCTGGCGGAGCGCCGGCCATCCCGAGATGTCCACACCAACGCGTCCCGTCCAGAAATACGCCGGCACCGACCGTCAGGTGCGCGGCCGGCTGTTGGATGTGTTGCGCGGCAGCGTGTCACCGGTGACCCGTGCCCAGTTGGACGTGGCGTGGCTGACCGACCCCGCGCAGCGGGACCGGGCTTTGGACTCACTGCTGGTCGACGGCCTGGTCGAGCAGACCGCCGACGACCGGTACGCCCTGGCCGGCGAGGGTGAGCGCACGGACTGA
- a CDS encoding GlxA family transcriptional regulator: MIKSVSVLVMDGVAPFEFGVVCEVFGIDRSGDGVPNFDFKVCGPAAGRPVRTSVGAALVPDHGIDQLQGADLVAIPAVAGPDYPQEALAAVRNASDSGSIVLTICSGAFVAGAAGLLDGRACTTHWMHADKLARRFPTARVDRNVLFVDDGNLITSAGTAAGIDACLHLVRRELGSEITNKIARRMVVPPQRDGGQRQFIEQPIPVRCSEGFAPHLDWILTNLRHPHTVDSLAKRASMSGRTFARRFVEETGRTPMQWVTDQRVLYARRLLEETDLDVDRVADRAGFGTATLLRHHFRRVVGVNPSDYRRRFSCPNLVAPQPVD, encoded by the coding sequence ATGATCAAGAGTGTCTCGGTCCTGGTGATGGACGGGGTGGCGCCGTTCGAGTTCGGCGTGGTGTGCGAAGTGTTCGGTATCGACCGATCCGGCGACGGCGTGCCGAATTTCGATTTCAAGGTGTGTGGGCCGGCGGCCGGGCGGCCGGTGCGGACCTCGGTCGGCGCCGCACTGGTTCCCGATCACGGCATCGACCAACTTCAGGGAGCTGACCTCGTCGCCATCCCGGCGGTGGCGGGTCCTGACTATCCACAGGAGGCGCTGGCAGCCGTTCGGAACGCTTCCGACTCCGGCTCGATCGTCTTGACCATCTGCTCCGGTGCCTTCGTCGCGGGCGCGGCCGGCCTACTCGACGGGCGGGCATGCACCACGCACTGGATGCACGCCGACAAGCTGGCCCGGCGCTTTCCAACGGCCCGGGTCGATCGCAACGTGCTCTTCGTCGACGACGGGAATCTCATCACGAGCGCGGGGACGGCTGCGGGCATCGACGCCTGCCTGCATCTGGTGCGGCGCGAACTGGGCAGCGAGATCACCAACAAGATCGCCCGCCGCATGGTGGTGCCGCCGCAGCGGGACGGCGGTCAGCGGCAGTTCATCGAGCAGCCGATCCCGGTGCGGTGCTCGGAAGGCTTTGCGCCACACCTGGATTGGATTCTGACCAACCTGCGTCACCCGCACACGGTGGACAGCCTGGCCAAGCGGGCCAGCATGTCCGGCCGGACGTTCGCGCGGCGCTTCGTCGAGGAGACCGGCCGGACCCCGATGCAGTGGGTTACCGACCAGCGCGTGCTCTACGCACGCAGGCTGCTGGAGGAGACGGATCTCGATGTGGACCGGGTGGCCGACAGGGCCGGATTTGGTACCGCAACGCTACTGCGGCACCATTTCCGGCGCGTTGTCGGCGTCAATCCGTCCGATTACCGGCGGCGCTTCTCCTGTCCTAATTTGGTTGCGCCGCAACCGGTTGACTAG
- a CDS encoding alpha/beta fold hydrolase, which produces MTTDLLTARGGTGEPIVLVHGLMGRGTTWDRQLPWLTDLGEVYTYDAPWHRGRGVHDCEPISTERFVADLADAVGSLGRPARLIGHSMGGLHSWCLAAAHPELVTALVVEDMAADFVGFTIGAWDPWAHSLPVEFDSAQQVLELFGPIAGQYFLDAFDRTETGWRLHGEAGRWVAIAAEWGTRDYWQQWAAVRVPTLLIEAGNSVAPPGQMRKMAEIGYQTTYLKVPGAGHLVHDDAPDVYRRAVEDFLASV; this is translated from the coding sequence ATGACGACGGACCTGCTCACCGCCCGAGGTGGCACCGGCGAGCCCATTGTGCTGGTGCACGGATTGATGGGCCGCGGCACCACCTGGGACCGGCAGTTGCCGTGGTTGACGGATCTGGGCGAGGTGTACACCTACGACGCGCCGTGGCACCGCGGCCGGGGCGTCCACGACTGCGAGCCGATCAGCACCGAGCGGTTCGTCGCCGATCTGGCCGACGCGGTCGGCTCACTGGGGCGCCCGGCGCGGTTGATCGGGCACTCGATGGGCGGGTTGCACAGCTGGTGTCTGGCCGCGGCCCATCCGGAGCTGGTCACCGCGCTGGTGGTCGAGGACATGGCAGCCGATTTCGTCGGCTTCACCATCGGTGCCTGGGACCCGTGGGCGCACTCGCTTCCGGTCGAATTCGATTCGGCGCAACAGGTTCTGGAACTGTTCGGCCCCATTGCCGGCCAGTACTTCCTGGACGCGTTCGACCGCACCGAGACCGGCTGGCGGCTGCACGGCGAGGCCGGGCGCTGGGTGGCCATCGCCGCGGAATGGGGCACCCGGGACTACTGGCAGCAGTGGGCGGCGGTGCGGGTGCCGACCTTGCTCATCGAGGCGGGGAACTCGGTCGCACCGCCGGGGCAGATGCGCAAGATGGCCGAGATCGGTTACCAGACAACATATTTGAAAGTTCCAGGGGCCGGCCACCTCGTGCACGACGACGCTCCTGACGTCTATCGCCGCGCGGTCGAGGATTTTCTCGCGTCCGTCTGA
- the mhuD gene encoding mycobilin-forming heme oxygenase MhuD, with product MPVVKINAIEVPPNAGPELEKRFANRAHAVDGQPGFLGFQLLRPVKGENRYFVVTQWESDEAFQAWATGPAVEAHAGQRANPVATGASLLEFEVVLDVAGSGQHA from the coding sequence ATGCCTGTGGTCAAGATCAACGCGATCGAAGTTCCGCCCAACGCCGGCCCCGAATTGGAGAAGCGGTTCGCGAACCGCGCCCACGCCGTGGACGGCCAGCCCGGCTTCCTCGGGTTCCAGCTGCTGCGCCCGGTCAAGGGCGAGAACCGCTACTTCGTGGTGACGCAGTGGGAGTCCGACGAGGCGTTCCAGGCCTGGGCCACCGGCCCGGCCGTCGAGGCCCATGCCGGGCAGCGGGCCAACCCCGTCGCCACCGGCGCATCCCTTCTCGAGTTCGAGGTTGTGTTGGACGTTGCGGGTTCCGGCCAGCACGCATAA
- a CDS encoding serine hydrolase, with product MRVPASTHKARTALATAGTVIVVLGGCSTPAATPPPSSAAYGALIDMSTPQGMRSRQTMDMLNSDWSIEPAGVKTLAAPDQVDDITYRMKWIWWDRPFKLTGIDIGAGRSTLHVTNSYGVNQDIQLHVDGKGTVDRMEVSLRPPPVKSWADVDAQIAKSGARYSYQVAKVVDGKCVKVAGTNVDEPMPLASIMKIYVLLAVARAVSAGTLSWDDKVTVTAEGKKLGSAGMDNLAPGTQVTVREAAQQMISVSDNMATDMLINKVGQTAVDEALVVAGHHDPASLTPYPTMHELFSIGWGKPDVRDDWKNGTKAQRTALLQQVSARPYDPDPYRTRTPASSIGAEWYGSAADICREHVAVQTAAVGAAAPVRDIMSKVSGIDLDRTKWPYLGAKGGNLPGDLGFSWYAVDHTGQPWVVNFQLTWPTFKGQTAAQWLLSIIKQAFDLIPVR from the coding sequence TTGCGGGTTCCGGCCAGCACGCATAAGGCCCGTACTGCGCTGGCCACGGCCGGCACAGTGATCGTCGTCTTGGGTGGCTGCAGCACGCCTGCAGCCACCCCGCCACCATCGAGCGCCGCCTACGGCGCGCTGATAGACATGAGCACCCCGCAGGGCATGCGGTCCAGACAGACGATGGACATGCTCAACTCCGACTGGTCCATCGAGCCCGCCGGGGTCAAGACCCTTGCGGCGCCCGACCAGGTGGACGACATCACCTACCGGATGAAGTGGATCTGGTGGGACCGCCCGTTCAAGCTCACAGGCATCGACATCGGCGCCGGGCGGTCCACCCTGCACGTCACCAACTCCTATGGCGTGAACCAGGACATCCAGCTACATGTCGACGGCAAGGGCACCGTCGACCGCATGGAGGTCTCGCTGCGTCCGCCACCCGTCAAGTCATGGGCCGACGTCGACGCGCAGATCGCGAAGTCCGGCGCCCGCTACTCGTATCAGGTCGCCAAGGTCGTCGACGGCAAGTGCGTCAAGGTCGCCGGCACCAACGTCGACGAACCGATGCCGCTGGCGTCGATCATGAAGATCTACGTGCTGCTTGCCGTCGCCCGAGCGGTGTCTGCCGGCACCCTCAGCTGGGACGACAAGGTCACCGTCACCGCTGAGGGCAAGAAGCTCGGTTCGGCCGGCATGGACAACCTGGCGCCGGGCACGCAGGTGACGGTCCGCGAGGCCGCCCAGCAGATGATCTCGGTCAGCGACAACATGGCCACCGACATGCTGATCAACAAGGTAGGGCAGACCGCGGTCGATGAGGCTCTGGTCGTCGCCGGGCATCACGATCCGGCGAGCCTCACGCCCTACCCGACCATGCACGAGCTGTTCTCCATCGGCTGGGGCAAACCCGATGTCCGCGACGATTGGAAGAACGGCACCAAGGCGCAGCGCACAGCACTGCTGCAGCAGGTGAGCGCGCGTCCGTACGATCCGGACCCCTACCGCACCCGCACGCCGGCATCGAGCATCGGCGCCGAGTGGTACGGCAGCGCCGCCGATATCTGCCGCGAGCACGTCGCGGTGCAGACGGCCGCTGTCGGGGCCGCCGCGCCGGTACGCGACATCATGTCCAAGGTCTCCGGCATCGACCTGGACCGCACCAAGTGGCCCTACCTCGGCGCCAAGGGCGGCAACCTGCCCGGTGATCTGGGCTTCAGCTGGTATGCGGTCGACCACACCGGCCAGCCGTGGGTGGTGAACTTCCAGCTGACCTGGCCGACGTTCAAGGGTCAGACCGCGGCGCAGTGGCTGCTGAGCATCATCAAGCAGGCGTTCGACCTGATTCCGGTGCGGTGA
- a CDS encoding (2Fe-2S)-binding protein, which yields MTELAAFGPFFAVERHDDSPAAPWRPMAELIGDPDALTARVHKVRSALMGNGEPEIRVAASVAHLGLVARLIAPMIGSAALGAPVTWSLADVAWQDRLGGPYPLSVSTEPVGGAPAVEVLTESFERFGVGRKVLWGNVGSAANSAAQQIVRARSDLATQAREAADAVLADQRVDGGVLRSGPSFRRNSCCLIYRLAGGRAACCGDCVLTAPESGRTPA from the coding sequence GTGACTGAGCTCGCCGCCTTCGGTCCGTTCTTTGCCGTTGAGCGGCACGATGATTCACCGGCGGCGCCGTGGCGGCCGATGGCCGAACTGATCGGCGATCCGGACGCCTTGACCGCCCGCGTGCACAAGGTGCGGTCTGCGCTGATGGGCAACGGGGAACCGGAGATTCGGGTCGCCGCGTCGGTCGCGCACCTCGGGCTGGTGGCGCGGTTGATTGCGCCGATGATCGGCTCCGCGGCGCTCGGGGCACCCGTGACGTGGTCGTTGGCCGACGTGGCCTGGCAGGACCGGTTGGGTGGTCCGTACCCACTTTCGGTCTCGACGGAACCCGTCGGCGGTGCACCCGCCGTCGAGGTGCTCACCGAGTCGTTCGAGCGATTTGGCGTCGGCCGAAAAGTGTTGTGGGGCAACGTGGGATCGGCCGCCAACAGTGCGGCTCAGCAGATAGTCCGGGCACGATCCGACTTGGCCACGCAAGCCCGAGAAGCAGCAGACGCGGTGCTCGCGGACCAACGCGTCGACGGGGGAGTACTGCGCTCAGGGCCGTCGTTCCGGCGGAACAGCTGCTGTCTGATCTACCGGCTGGCCGGTGGTCGCGCGGCCTGCTGTGGCGACTGTGTCCTCACCGCACCGGAATCAGGTCGAACGCCTGCTTGA
- a CDS encoding TetR family transcriptional regulator: MFAAKAEFSALGFAGARLNRIAAEANASKERLYSYFPSKQKLFEAVVEQWIQDAPYDAIFKADDVPGYTVALFDYMVADPAGARLQRWIELEAADGMFGDHVLRRIFQSKLDRIAEAQEQGIIDPSWRPMDLLVLLNDMTYALAAGGFGIDRIVDQPMSAETIAERRAAAVEAARRLVQRPGSD, translated from the coding sequence ATGTTTGCCGCGAAAGCGGAGTTCTCTGCCCTCGGGTTTGCCGGTGCGCGGTTGAATCGTATTGCCGCCGAAGCCAATGCCAGCAAGGAGCGGTTGTACAGCTACTTTCCGAGCAAGCAGAAGCTGTTCGAGGCGGTGGTGGAGCAGTGGATTCAGGACGCTCCGTACGACGCGATCTTCAAAGCTGACGACGTCCCCGGATACACCGTCGCGCTCTTCGACTACATGGTGGCCGATCCGGCCGGTGCCCGGTTGCAGCGCTGGATCGAACTGGAAGCGGCCGACGGTATGTTCGGCGACCACGTGCTGCGACGCATCTTCCAGTCGAAGCTCGACCGGATCGCCGAGGCTCAGGAGCAGGGGATCATCGATCCGTCGTGGCGCCCGATGGACCTGCTGGTGCTGCTCAATGACATGACGTACGCGCTGGCGGCTGGAGGGTTCGGTATCGACCGCATCGTCGACCAGCCGATGTCCGCGGAGACCATCGCCGAGCGTCGGGCGGCGGCCGTGGAAGCTGCCCGCCGGTTGGTGCAACGGCCCGGCAGTGACTGA
- a CDS encoding DUF4334 domain-containing protein: MNIETARSRFAELRGQSDVDTAELDEIWSALDTVRAEDVVGHWKGDEFHTGHKMNGQLQAARWYGKFFDSLNDVEPIVCYDDEGQLFSNHQLSRGGASLWDIEFRGETTATMVYDGQPIFDHFKRVDGNTLMGIMNGKRQRTADKLFYFLLERDQ; the protein is encoded by the coding sequence GTGAACATCGAAACCGCGCGGAGCCGTTTTGCCGAACTTCGGGGTCAGTCGGATGTCGATACCGCGGAACTCGACGAGATCTGGTCGGCGCTGGACACCGTCCGTGCCGAGGATGTGGTTGGGCATTGGAAAGGTGACGAGTTCCATACCGGGCACAAGATGAACGGTCAGCTCCAGGCGGCACGCTGGTACGGAAAGTTCTTCGACTCGCTCAACGATGTCGAGCCGATCGTCTGTTATGACGATGAGGGGCAGCTGTTTTCCAACCACCAACTCAGCCGCGGTGGGGCATCACTGTGGGACATCGAGTTCCGCGGCGAGACCACGGCGACCATGGTCTACGACGGCCAGCCGATCTTCGATCACTTCAAGAGGGTCGACGGCAACACCCTGATGGGCATCATGAATGGCAAGCGGCAGCGCACCGCCGACAAGCTGTTCTACTTTCTTCTCGAACGCGACCAGTGA